In Mongoliitalea daihaiensis, one DNA window encodes the following:
- a CDS encoding capsule assembly Wzi family protein, producing MKNLRHLILWVLILFIGFAQFPLLLAQTVPLNTPVLEEYMRRAQLLGKIDGKSSMAIRPLFPVSAFDRYTGVDLDSTFQDFDTSIFNRKFMDHGNQAILVAMPITTRTQFNSEYAFGLNNGAMIPNRGFQHVISAGMYFQYGKFSLQLQPEFHQAQNRDFLGFPIEHQATILYYYEYLNRIDMPERMGADPIARLLPGQSSIRFNTHGFSVGVSTENVWWGPARKNSIILSNNAPGFTHLTLNTTKPQETPIGSFEGQLILAGQLRASGHLPPHSDLFIQNTNVFSPKRENGNRNLSGIILSYQPKWVPGLFLGYSATNNVYSEDMENLGDHVPFFNGQKGLSNMPNPIRDRRQQFSSGFFRWLSQEGHFEFYGEYGTNGNSRRLADFIVTPERNRGFTLGFTNLMPLKKGDSFLQISAEMTQTGQTIRESIRNLDTWYIHDHVRHGYTHQGQVLGLGYGPAANVNWIELGWVKNFNRVAFQFERIVYNNDFYYFRFEASKDWRIKYVDLVPALVADWRFGNLLVNTHVRYVNTLNYTWFLENQPDSYFVPGLDRNNWVATVGLAYILK from the coding sequence ATGAAAAATCTTCGTCATTTAATCTTGTGGGTGTTGATTTTGTTCATTGGATTTGCACAGTTCCCCTTATTGCTAGCTCAAACAGTCCCTTTGAATACGCCTGTATTAGAAGAATACATGAGAAGAGCACAGCTTTTGGGAAAGATTGATGGCAAGTCATCCATGGCCATTCGCCCGCTCTTTCCTGTTTCAGCTTTTGATCGCTATACAGGAGTTGATTTGGATAGTACATTTCAGGACTTTGACACATCCATTTTCAATAGAAAATTTATGGACCATGGAAATCAGGCAATTTTGGTCGCCATGCCCATTACCACCCGAACACAATTTAATTCTGAGTATGCTTTTGGATTAAACAATGGGGCAATGATTCCCAACCGAGGATTTCAGCATGTGATTTCGGCAGGGATGTATTTTCAGTACGGAAAATTCAGCTTGCAATTACAACCTGAATTTCATCAAGCCCAAAACCGTGACTTTTTAGGTTTTCCCATTGAGCATCAAGCGACAATTTTGTATTATTATGAGTACCTGAACAGGATTGATATGCCAGAGCGTATGGGAGCAGATCCAATCGCTCGTTTATTACCTGGTCAATCCAGTATTCGGTTCAATACTCATGGCTTCTCCGTGGGAGTGTCTACAGAAAACGTATGGTGGGGACCTGCTAGAAAAAACTCCATCATTTTAAGTAACAATGCTCCAGGATTCACACATCTGACCCTTAATACGACCAAACCTCAAGAAACGCCGATAGGAAGCTTTGAGGGGCAGTTGATTTTGGCCGGTCAGTTGAGAGCATCTGGACATTTACCTCCCCATTCGGACCTATTTATTCAAAACACCAACGTTTTTAGTCCAAAAAGGGAAAATGGCAACAGAAATCTTTCAGGGATCATTTTAAGCTACCAACCTAAATGGGTTCCGGGATTATTTTTAGGATACTCTGCGACCAACAATGTATACTCCGAGGATATGGAAAACCTAGGGGACCATGTTCCTTTTTTCAATGGTCAGAAAGGCTTGAGCAATATGCCAAACCCTATACGGGATAGAAGACAGCAGTTTAGCTCAGGATTTTTTCGTTGGTTGAGTCAAGAGGGGCATTTTGAATTTTATGGAGAGTATGGTACCAATGGGAATAGCCGTCGATTGGCTGACTTCATCGTCACTCCAGAGCGAAATAGAGGGTTTACACTAGGCTTCACCAATCTGATGCCATTGAAGAAAGGAGATAGCTTTCTTCAAATCAGTGCTGAAATGACACAAACTGGGCAGACTATTCGCGAAAGCATACGAAACTTGGACACTTGGTATATTCACGACCATGTAAGACACGGATATACGCACCAAGGGCAAGTGCTTGGATTGGGTTATGGGCCTGCTGCCAATGTCAACTGGATTGAATTGGGTTGGGTGAAAAACTTCAACCGGGTAGCTTTTCAGTTTGAACGGATTGTCTACAACAATGACTTCTACTACTTCCGCTTTGAAGCTTCCAAAGATTGGAGAATTAAATATGTGGACTTAGTGCCGGCATTGGTAGCTGATTGGAGGTTTGGTAACTTATTGGTCAATACACATGTACGCTATGTCAACACCCTCAACTATACCTGGTTTTTAGAAAATCAACCGGACAGCTATTTTGTGCCCGGCCTGGATAGAAACAATTGGGTAGCCACAGTTGGATTAGCTTATATCCTCAAATAG
- the wecB gene encoding non-hydrolyzing UDP-N-acetylglucosamine 2-epimerase: MIQLTLVAGARPNFMKIAPIVHAIQAKQQAGFHISFRLIHTGQHYDKKMSGDFFEQLNIPEPHANLGGGGGTQAEQTAAIMVAFEKELIAHRPDLVIVVGDVTSTLSCSIAAKKLVIDVAHVEGGIRSGDLSMPEEINRMVTDSITDHFFTTSEIANNNLRRLGFDDSSIHFVGNTMIDTLIANMPRFKKPDGELFDQLAAGKYFVMTMHRPANVDQEEKLKHMIDAILDGTGDLPIVFPVHPRTAKNLEQLGISSPRLHMTEPLSYLEFNYLVKNAKGVITDSGGITEEASVMNIPCITLRDNTERAETVELGTNELVGTNPANLAPYLKKLMAGEWKSYQGIPLWDGKTSERIVSKIIDLYS, encoded by the coding sequence ATGATCCAATTAACTTTAGTAGCAGGAGCAAGGCCAAATTTTATGAAAATAGCCCCAATCGTGCATGCTATTCAAGCCAAACAGCAAGCGGGCTTTCATATATCTTTTCGACTAATTCATACTGGTCAACATTATGATAAAAAGATGTCGGGAGATTTTTTTGAGCAATTGAATATTCCTGAACCTCATGCTAACCTTGGTGGTGGTGGAGGTACGCAAGCCGAGCAAACGGCGGCAATTATGGTAGCTTTTGAAAAAGAATTGATTGCCCATAGACCCGATTTAGTGATCGTAGTAGGTGATGTAACTTCTACTTTGTCTTGCTCTATCGCAGCCAAAAAGTTGGTAATTGACGTGGCCCATGTGGAGGGAGGGATCCGCTCCGGTGACCTTAGTATGCCAGAGGAAATTAATAGAATGGTTACTGATTCCATCACAGATCATTTTTTTACCACATCAGAAATAGCCAACAACAACCTTCGCAGGTTGGGTTTCGATGATTCATCTATTCATTTTGTGGGGAATACCATGATCGATACCTTGATCGCTAACATGCCACGATTCAAAAAGCCTGATGGTGAATTGTTTGATCAGCTTGCAGCAGGTAAATATTTCGTGATGACTATGCATAGACCTGCCAATGTGGACCAAGAAGAAAAGTTGAAGCATATGATAGATGCTATCCTGGATGGAACGGGTGATTTACCGATTGTATTTCCAGTACATCCGCGTACGGCCAAAAACCTGGAGCAGTTGGGTATTAGTTCTCCTCGCCTACATATGACAGAACCCCTTTCGTATTTGGAGTTCAACTACTTGGTGAAAAATGCCAAAGGTGTCATTACCGATTCCGGAGGTATCACAGAGGAAGCTTCGGTCATGAATATCCCTTGCATTACGCTGCGGGATAATACAGAGAGAGCTGAAACTGTGGAGCTAGGAACCAATGAGTTGGTAGGTACAAATCCTGCAAATCTCGCTCCCTATTTGAAAAAATTGATGGCGGGTGAATGGAAAAGCTACCAAGGGATCCCGCTTTGGGATGGAAAGACCTCAGAGAGAATTGTATCAAAAATAATTGACCTATACTCATGA
- a CDS encoding cupin domain-containing protein, whose protein sequence is MNAKVMRLVTQLGLIPHPEGGFYKEVYRSETELSTAHGKRSLSTSIYFLLTSDNCSKFHQIQSDELWFWHEGDPITIHTLGDDGYQTLSLGPSKFEGHQPFQLVKGGLIFGSTVDTPGGFTLVSCVVSPGFDFAEFKLFSKEELLKAWPLEEKIISRLT, encoded by the coding sequence ATGAATGCTAAAGTGATGCGTTTGGTGACCCAATTAGGGCTAATTCCTCATCCTGAAGGAGGCTTCTACAAGGAAGTATATCGCTCCGAAACAGAGCTTAGCACTGCTCATGGTAAAAGGAGTTTAAGTACCAGCATCTACTTTCTCTTAACCTCAGACAACTGCTCCAAATTTCATCAAATCCAAAGTGATGAGCTTTGGTTTTGGCATGAAGGAGATCCTATTACCATTCATACTTTAGGGGATGATGGTTACCAAACACTATCCTTAGGACCTTCCAAATTCGAGGGGCATCAACCTTTTCAACTAGTCAAAGGAGGCTTGATTTTTGGGTCAACAGTGGATACTCCGGGAGGCTTTACCTTGGTTTCTTGTGTGGTTTCCCCAGGCTTTGATTTTGCAGAATTTAAGCTCTTTTCAAAAGAAGAGCTACTCAAAGCATGGCCTCTAGAAGAAAAAATCATTTCAAGACTAACGTAA
- a CDS encoding response regulator transcription factor has product MPAQLLLIEDDERLSSVIKKSLEEEGYEVLAAFDAEMGFRLYESQPFDCVITDLILPRGSGFDLCKKIRATGSAVPIIMLTALGKTDEKLEGFDAGADDYLVKPFDLRELVARIKSLLKRTTYERVTQSTELVYSELALDFHKKKAFRKGEELALTPKEYNLLEYFLKHPERVISREEIAKEVWNLNFDTGTNIIDVYINYLRKKVDKPFDFQLIHTRPGMGFILQQL; this is encoded by the coding sequence ATGCCGGCACAGCTACTTCTAATCGAAGACGACGAAAGACTTTCTTCCGTAATCAAAAAAAGTTTGGAGGAGGAAGGCTATGAGGTGTTGGCTGCATTTGATGCAGAAATGGGCTTTCGCCTGTACGAAAGTCAACCATTTGACTGCGTCATTACAGATTTAATCTTGCCAAGAGGTAGTGGATTTGATCTTTGTAAAAAAATTAGGGCAACAGGCAGTGCAGTTCCCATTATTATGCTTACCGCTTTGGGGAAGACTGATGAGAAACTGGAGGGATTTGATGCAGGTGCAGATGATTACTTAGTAAAGCCTTTTGATTTGCGGGAATTGGTGGCACGTATTAAATCGCTTTTGAAGCGTACTACTTATGAGAGAGTAACTCAATCCACCGAATTAGTCTACTCTGAACTTGCCCTTGATTTTCATAAAAAAAAGGCTTTTCGGAAAGGAGAAGAATTAGCCTTGACGCCAAAGGAGTACAATTTATTGGAGTATTTTTTGAAGCATCCGGAGCGAGTCATTTCCAGGGAAGAAATTGCCAAAGAAGTCTGGAATCTGAATTTCGATACCGGCACGAATATCATTGATGTGTATATCAACTATCTTCGAAAGAAAGTGGATAAGCCCTTTGATTTCCAGCTTATTCATACCCGCCCAGGTATGGGCTTTATTCTGCAACAACTATGA
- a CDS encoding HAMP domain-containing sensor histidine kinase, translated as MNLKTRITFWFTALTVLILVVFMAIIYFSAYQNRLSEFYEILEKEAITKANLLLDTSLDAETLQTIYRKNREILYEVEVAIYDSQENLIYHDAVDIDFVKETPEMFEAIRQSRQLRFLQDNWQVLGFEYELDGQKYLITSAAYDYYGYNKLQNVRDTMIISLLLGLVLLVLLGFYFSKRILRPVSDMIVEAEMISASNLHLRLKESNTQDELNQLSQTFNKLLERLEKSFDSQRQFVSYVAHEVRTPLAAMITELEWVLQKERDVSEYQTTIENILQDSHKLSKLTSDLLDFAKANYDRSEVKFKETRIDEVLLEASQQVQQENPDFKIEIEFGESFEEQEVSVEGNEYLLVLALKNLIHNACKFSKEKSCQVGVDVSGSLIQLKISDQGIGIPSRELSKIFDPFFRGSNKSFSKGSGIGLTLVKKIVDLHDGTIDVHSELGKGTHFLLNLRGN; from the coding sequence ATGAATTTAAAAACTAGGATAACTTTTTGGTTTACCGCACTGACAGTGCTTATTCTAGTGGTCTTTATGGCCATCATTTATTTTTCTGCCTACCAAAACCGCCTGTCGGAATTTTATGAAATACTTGAAAAGGAAGCGATCACGAAAGCCAATCTTTTGTTGGATACTTCCTTAGATGCGGAGACCTTACAGACCATTTACCGCAAAAACAGGGAAATTCTTTACGAAGTGGAGGTAGCTATATACGATTCGCAGGAAAATCTAATTTACCACGATGCAGTAGACATTGATTTTGTAAAAGAAACTCCTGAGATGTTTGAGGCTATCAGACAAAGTAGGCAGCTCAGATTTTTACAAGACAACTGGCAAGTATTAGGTTTTGAATATGAGTTGGATGGACAAAAATACCTCATCACTTCCGCTGCCTATGATTATTATGGATACAATAAGCTACAAAATGTACGGGATACGATGATCATTTCGCTTTTACTTGGCTTGGTATTGTTGGTATTACTAGGGTTTTATTTTTCCAAGCGGATATTAAGGCCTGTATCTGATATGATAGTAGAAGCGGAAATGATTTCTGCCTCTAACCTTCATCTGAGGTTGAAGGAATCCAATACCCAGGACGAATTGAATCAGTTGTCGCAGACTTTTAATAAACTACTGGAGCGGTTAGAGAAGTCTTTTGATTCACAGCGACAGTTTGTTTCGTATGTGGCACATGAGGTACGCACTCCATTGGCTGCGATGATTACAGAATTGGAGTGGGTATTGCAAAAAGAACGGGATGTATCCGAATATCAGACTACCATTGAAAACATCTTGCAGGATAGTCATAAGTTGAGTAAGCTGACGAGCGATTTGTTGGATTTTGCCAAAGCTAATTATGATCGCTCTGAAGTAAAGTTTAAAGAAACAAGAATTGATGAAGTATTGCTGGAAGCCAGTCAACAAGTACAGCAAGAAAATCCTGATTTTAAAATTGAGATAGAATTTGGGGAAAGCTTCGAAGAGCAAGAAGTCAGTGTAGAAGGGAATGAATACCTGCTTGTTCTAGCATTGAAAAATCTTATCCATAATGCCTGCAAATTTTCTAAAGAAAAATCCTGCCAAGTGGGCGTAGATGTCAGTGGTTCGCTCATTCAATTGAAAATAAGCGATCAAGGTATAGGCATTCCATCGAGAGAACTTAGTAAGATTTTTGATCCATTTTTTAGAGGGAGTAATAAGAGTTTTTCAAAAGGATCAGGAATAGGATTGACCCTAGTCAAAAAAATTGTAGACCTTCACGATGGCACTATAGATGTCCATTCAGAGCTTGGGAAAGGCACTCATTTCCTTCTCAATTTAAGGGGTAATTAG
- the omp85 gene encoding Omp85 family outer membrane protein, translating to MKKIITFLLLAISFRANAQTEMTTQQMLLHKNSDRLAILDTISLPFEISKEKRLSKEDILNKKEGFFVTGLPRFEFDPIRGFGVGGNVFFFQNKTKDDPFFYYTPYRYSLNSELFVFENGRIKASLNLDVPYVFNSKWRLRVDAVFWEDPNAQYWGIGRESLNRLTFADKSGGTDGSLRRFNRVNDYEDNLRIAVPAANGGFLTDTHFNQFIQREKLFNFLGERVEMGGKLRIMFGYEMLFTAFEDYTGKIAEEAFLPNGTAVEAVQRPTLANIQKNDGTWDRFNLAGFSDRMQFTSMLAAALIYDTRDLEPDPSKGVFLQYSHEYSAPWLGSDFNFNKFMIQGQFIHTFHRWKNDRNRLTFAGLAAFGHIFGPKINFIEMWDLSSQAEAGGILVLGGGRSLRGFREARFLAPTVGLVNLEMRARLHDFNAFNQHFALGITPFYDFGTVWEGIRDVSLTEFRGAPGIGGRIAWNQSTILRLDYAQSREGGQFFFGFGHIF from the coding sequence ATGAAAAAAATCATTACCTTTTTGCTTCTAGCAATTAGCTTCCGTGCGAACGCCCAAACAGAAATGACCACGCAGCAAATGCTCTTACATAAAAATTCCGACCGTTTGGCGATTTTGGATACCATTTCCCTTCCATTTGAGATTTCAAAAGAAAAAAGACTGTCTAAAGAAGACATTCTGAACAAAAAAGAGGGGTTTTTTGTCACAGGATTGCCAAGATTTGAGTTTGACCCTATTCGTGGCTTTGGAGTTGGTGGAAATGTTTTTTTCTTCCAAAACAAGACCAAAGATGATCCTTTCTTCTATTATACACCTTATCGTTATAGTTTAAACTCTGAGCTATTTGTTTTTGAAAATGGGCGAATAAAAGCGTCCTTAAATTTAGATGTCCCGTATGTATTCAACTCTAAGTGGAGGTTAAGAGTAGATGCAGTATTTTGGGAAGATCCAAATGCGCAGTATTGGGGAATTGGTAGAGAGTCTTTAAACAGGTTAACATTTGCGGATAAGTCTGGAGGTACTGACGGTTCACTTAGGAGGTTTAACCGAGTGAATGATTACGAAGATAATTTGAGAATTGCTGTTCCTGCCGCTAATGGAGGCTTTTTGACAGATACGCACTTCAATCAGTTTATTCAGCGTGAGAAATTATTCAATTTCTTGGGTGAGCGGGTAGAGATGGGTGGTAAACTCAGAATTATGTTTGGCTATGAGATGTTGTTTACAGCCTTTGAGGATTATACTGGAAAAATTGCTGAGGAGGCTTTTTTACCCAATGGGACCGCTGTGGAGGCAGTTCAAAGACCTACGCTGGCCAATATTCAAAAAAATGATGGGACATGGGATCGGTTTAATTTGGCCGGATTTTCAGATCGTATGCAATTCACGAGTATGCTAGCTGCTGCCTTGATTTATGATACCCGTGACTTGGAACCTGATCCAAGCAAAGGGGTTTTCTTACAATATTCTCATGAATACTCAGCGCCTTGGTTAGGCTCGGATTTCAACTTCAACAAGTTTATGATTCAAGGGCAGTTTATCCATACATTCCATCGTTGGAAGAATGATAGAAACCGATTAACCTTCGCTGGTTTAGCTGCCTTTGGCCACATCTTTGGTCCAAAGATCAACTTTATTGAAATGTGGGATTTATCTTCTCAGGCCGAAGCGGGAGGCATTCTTGTATTAGGTGGAGGTCGATCGCTAAGAGGGTTTAGAGAAGCACGTTTCTTAGCACCAACTGTGGGCTTGGTAAACCTAGAGATGAGAGCACGCTTACATGATTTCAATGCATTCAATCAACACTTTGCTTTAGGAATTACCCCATTCTATGATTTTGGTACCGTATGGGAAGGAATTCGGGATGTTTCTTTGACAGAGTTTAGAGGTGCCCCAGGAATCGGTGGGCGAATCGCTTGGAACCAATCCACCATTCTTCGGTTGGATTATGCCCAAAGTAGAGAAGGAGGTCAGTTCTTCTTTGGATTTGGTCATATCTTCTAA
- a CDS encoding pyruvate kinase, giving the protein MESNDLDFIQAQLKQIEELMHQATAERESLIQQIHPSQFYAGKNLLHYLVLRSIDIRELQILLHIYGLSSIASSESHVLRQVQSIQERLGRVYDDIDAVSFSLSNVLIKQKSNKLFGKKKESDIPALMVTFDSHFADDYALLKNLLKGGMGIARINCAHDDKRVWSSMIQHIKKASEETGLDCKIYMDLAGPKIRTRLLGKGKDKGKVKVKEGQLIWMAESMEGIPKGEVVISPNEAGIVEKIRVGDRVYLDDGVIRCLTEKVKKGKVGLRITRVSNPKSQIKNEKGINFPDTILDIDSLTDFDRSCLPFIATNADLIGYSFVRKPSDIQELRVEFLRIGVTIPGLIIKIETPEAVRHLPDLLFEGMREPEFGVMIARGDLAVEIGFERMAEIQEEILWICEAAHVPVVWATQVLETLNKSGIATRSEISDAALSAGAECVMLNKGAHTIKVLTTLKDILKRTSSHRAKKRFTFRSLKIAERFFEAK; this is encoded by the coding sequence ATGGAGTCCAACGATTTGGATTTTATTCAAGCACAACTTAAACAAATTGAAGAGTTGATGCATCAGGCTACCGCCGAACGTGAATCTTTAATTCAGCAAATACACCCTTCTCAATTTTATGCCGGTAAGAACTTACTTCATTATCTTGTTTTGAGAAGTATTGATATCCGGGAGTTACAGATCTTGCTTCATATTTATGGGCTTTCTTCTATTGCTAGTTCGGAAAGTCACGTACTAAGACAGGTGCAATCCATTCAAGAGCGACTTGGTAGAGTGTATGATGATATTGATGCGGTCTCTTTTTCCTTGAGTAATGTACTGATCAAGCAAAAGAGCAATAAACTCTTTGGAAAAAAGAAGGAGTCGGACATTCCCGCATTAATGGTCACCTTTGACAGTCACTTTGCCGATGATTATGCTTTACTGAAAAATTTGTTGAAGGGAGGCATGGGGATCGCTCGCATCAATTGTGCACATGATGACAAACGGGTGTGGTCAAGTATGATTCAGCATATTAAAAAGGCGAGTGAAGAAACTGGCCTAGACTGCAAAATTTACATGGATTTAGCAGGACCTAAGATTCGCACAAGACTTTTGGGTAAAGGAAAGGATAAAGGCAAAGTGAAGGTGAAGGAAGGGCAACTGATTTGGATGGCGGAGTCTATGGAGGGTATTCCTAAGGGAGAGGTAGTCATCAGCCCCAATGAAGCAGGTATAGTAGAAAAAATTCGGGTAGGTGATCGGGTGTATTTAGACGATGGAGTCATTCGATGCTTGACCGAAAAAGTCAAGAAAGGAAAAGTTGGATTGCGCATTACCCGAGTATCCAATCCAAAATCGCAGATAAAAAATGAAAAAGGAATCAATTTCCCAGATACTATTTTGGATATAGATTCTTTGACAGATTTTGACCGCTCTTGTCTGCCTTTTATTGCTACCAACGCAGATTTGATCGGATATTCTTTTGTTCGTAAGCCCTCAGATATTCAAGAATTACGTGTAGAATTTTTGCGAATTGGAGTAACTATCCCAGGCTTGATTATAAAAATTGAGACCCCCGAAGCAGTGAGACATTTGCCTGATTTGCTATTTGAAGGGATGCGGGAACCTGAATTTGGAGTGATGATTGCTCGTGGGGACTTAGCGGTGGAAATCGGTTTTGAGCGTATGGCAGAGATTCAGGAAGAAATTCTTTGGATTTGCGAAGCAGCGCATGTGCCTGTCGTTTGGGCTACCCAAGTATTGGAGACACTCAATAAGTCAGGCATCGCTACTCGCTCCGAAATTTCGGATGCTGCATTGAGTGCAGGTGCAGAGTGTGTGATGCTCAACAAAGGGGCCCATACCATCAAGGTGCTGACTACCTTGAAAGATATTTTGAAAAGAACTTCCTCCCATCGTGCCAAAAAACGCTTTACCTTTAGATCATTAAAGATTGCTGAACGGTTTTTTGAGGCTAAATAA
- the queG gene encoding tRNA epoxyqueuosine(34) reductase QueG — translation MQLLKERYAQLIKQKAKDLGFDYCGIAKAEFLEEEAPKLETWLNKQYHGQMTYMANHFDKRLDPRLLVEGAQTVVSLVYNYYPEERLPEGDEDLKIAKYAYGKDYHFVIKEKLKSLLEELRAEIGEFGGRAFVDSAPVMERQWAQKSGIGWLGKNSLLLTRNMGSFFFLAELIIDLEVSADPPMIKDYCGTCTRCIDACPTDAIVGDGVIDASRCISYFTIELKDALPQEFKGKFSNWVFGCDICQDVCPWNRFSKPHQEESFLPTDALKSMDKNAWLEITEETFKKVFPKSAVKRTKLSGLKRNIDFNKD, via the coding sequence ATGCAACTACTGAAAGAACGCTATGCTCAACTTATCAAACAAAAGGCAAAGGACTTAGGGTTTGATTATTGCGGGATTGCAAAAGCAGAATTTCTAGAGGAAGAAGCTCCCAAACTAGAAACATGGTTAAACAAACAGTATCATGGTCAAATGACCTATATGGCTAATCATTTTGACAAAAGGCTAGATCCTCGTTTGCTTGTAGAAGGAGCTCAAACAGTGGTAAGCCTTGTATATAATTATTATCCGGAGGAACGACTTCCAGAGGGAGATGAGGATCTAAAGATTGCCAAGTATGCTTATGGAAAGGATTACCACTTTGTTATCAAGGAGAAGTTAAAGTCCCTCTTAGAAGAGCTCAGAGCTGAAATAGGGGAGTTTGGTGGACGTGCTTTTGTGGATTCAGCCCCTGTAATGGAGCGCCAATGGGCTCAAAAATCAGGGATTGGCTGGTTAGGGAAAAACAGCTTATTGCTTACAAGAAACATGGGTAGCTTCTTCTTTCTGGCGGAGCTCATTATTGACCTTGAAGTCAGTGCAGACCCACCTATGATTAAGGACTATTGCGGAACTTGTACTCGCTGCATCGATGCATGTCCCACAGATGCGATTGTAGGGGATGGAGTGATCGATGCATCTCGTTGTATTTCCTATTTTACAATTGAACTTAAAGATGCTCTCCCACAGGAATTTAAGGGAAAATTTTCTAATTGGGTCTTTGGCTGTGATATCTGCCAAGATGTATGTCCGTGGAACCGCTTCTCAAAACCCCATCAAGAGGAAAGTTTTTTGCCAACTGATGCGTTAAAATCTATGGATAAAAATGCCTGGCTTGAAATAACTGAGGAAACTTTCAAAAAAGTATTTCCAAAATCAGCTGTCAAAAGAACCAAGCTTTCTGGGTTGAAACGAAACATTGATTTCAATAAGGATTAA
- a CDS encoding BatD family protein, with amino-acid sequence MPQLFIRCLLIVCSLIVSLTVQAQEVVIELGADEIALNETFSIKVTIANDRIRSYDEFPDIMGFSKQGLSQSSSMNVVNGQVSSTNSIIQYYKPTRKGEFTLPRFSVKINGTDYSADGKKLKVIDPRPAQRQSNVFDSFDNLFGGGTREEPEFIEIEDDAFFASTVDKTEVFVGEGVNISLAFYMSETNQAPFQFYEPGRQLDEILKKLKPTNAWEENFNITNIQPERVTFNGKNWTKYKVYEATFFPFSPGEVSIPSIAWEMIKYRVAKNPTFFGSNRLEDFKTFYSSAKTIQVKALPPHPLREEVSVGVFQLRENISSLEVGTGEGFTYNFSVTGEGNINSVSPPKTKQIHKLNTYDPNVRQQINRGMSKVTGIKEFGYYLTINEPGEVALSNHFEWIYFNPVLAKYDTLRPKAVIQVTGESKINQAISNQRLGGIYDLISIESNNLFYDRYKYYFSISINILLLASVILLAFLIVKKR; translated from the coding sequence ATGCCTCAGTTATTCATTCGTTGTTTACTAATTGTTTGTAGTTTAATTGTTTCACTGACTGTTCAGGCGCAGGAGGTAGTCATTGAATTGGGTGCTGATGAAATTGCCTTGAATGAGACATTTAGTATCAAGGTTACGATCGCCAATGATCGAATCCGATCCTATGATGAATTTCCCGATATCATGGGCTTTTCCAAACAAGGGCTTTCGCAGTCTTCTTCTATGAATGTAGTCAATGGACAAGTGAGTAGCACCAATAGTATTATCCAATATTATAAACCCACCCGAAAGGGAGAATTCACTCTTCCTAGATTTTCTGTAAAGATCAATGGAACGGACTATAGTGCCGATGGGAAAAAACTCAAAGTCATAGATCCACGTCCTGCGCAGAGACAATCCAATGTATTTGACTCTTTTGATAATTTATTTGGTGGAGGGACTCGTGAGGAACCAGAATTCATAGAGATTGAAGATGATGCCTTTTTTGCTTCCACAGTTGATAAAACGGAAGTATTTGTGGGAGAAGGAGTCAATATCAGTTTAGCATTTTATATGTCGGAGACCAATCAAGCACCTTTCCAATTTTATGAGCCGGGCAGACAATTGGATGAAATTTTAAAAAAATTAAAACCCACCAATGCATGGGAGGAAAATTTTAATATCACAAACATTCAACCCGAAAGAGTTACTTTCAATGGTAAAAACTGGACTAAGTATAAAGTATACGAGGCTACTTTTTTTCCTTTCTCTCCGGGTGAAGTATCCATTCCTTCCATAGCTTGGGAAATGATCAAATACAGAGTCGCAAAAAACCCGACTTTTTTTGGCAGTAATCGCTTAGAGGACTTTAAAACTTTCTATTCTTCAGCAAAAACTATTCAAGTGAAAGCACTTCCGCCACATCCTCTACGGGAAGAAGTAAGTGTAGGTGTGTTTCAGCTTCGGGAAAATATTTCCTCCTTGGAAGTGGGAACAGGGGAAGGATTTACTTATAATTTTTCTGTGACAGGGGAAGGTAATATTAATTCTGTATCTCCACCGAAGACCAAGCAAATTCATAAGTTAAATACCTATGACCCGAATGTACGTCAGCAGATTAATAGGGGTATGAGTAAGGTGACAGGAATCAAAGAGTTTGGCTACTATTTGACAATCAATGAACCAGGTGAAGTTGCATTGTCCAATCATTTCGAGTGGATTTATTTCAATCCTGTCTTAGCAAAGTATGATACGCTGCGACCAAAAGCAGTAATTCAGGTGACAGGAGAGTCAAAAATCAATCAAGCTATTTCCAATCAACGTTTGGGGGGAATTTATGATTTAATCTCAATTGAGAGTAATAATCTTTTTTACGATCGATATAAGTATTATTTTTCCATCTCGATCAATATTTTATTGCTCGCGTCGGTCATTTTGTTGGCCTTTTTGATAGTAAAGAAGAGATAA